In Gemmatimonadota bacterium, the genomic window TGCTGAACCAGCTTCCGCGGTCGGGCTATGACGTCCGCCTGGAGATGGAATCAACGCCCATGGCCCATTTCAGCAGCAGTCCCGGTTCGATCTATCCGGCGCTCCAGCTGCTGAAGAAAAACGGTTTCATCGACAGCGAGGTCATCCACCGCTCCCGGTTGAAGCCGAGGGAAGTGTTCCACCTGACCGAGAAAGGTAAAAAAGCCCTCGGCGCGTGGCTGCACAAGCGGCTCGCCGTATCCGATCTGAGGGACAACCTCTCCGAGTTGATGCTCAGGTTCCGGTTCATGGAAGACATCGCTAGCGACCAGGAAACGCTGCGGTTCCTCCAGGATTTCAGGCGAAAGGCCAGGACCTACGCCAGCATCCTCAAGTCTCAGACCAGGACGCAGGCCGAAAGCTCGCTCCATTTCGCCCTTTCACTGCAGCGGGAGATCTCAATGATCCAGATGCATATCGAATGGGCGGACCAGGCCATGACGGCTTTCGAAGCTTCGAAGCCAAACGGGTCGTAATGCGACCCGGAACCCGGAAAGGCAAACGAGATCAATGCGACCGAACAAGCTCAGAAGTATCCTGAACGAGGGCCGTCCGTCCCTGGCGACCCACATACACACGGTCTGGCCCTCCGTGGTCGAACTCGTGGGGCACACCGGCCGGTACGACTACGTCGAATTCGTGGGAGAGTACGGACCCTACGACCTCCATGACCTGGACAACCTGGGCCGCGCCGCCGAACTGCACGACCTCGGCCTGATGATCAAGGTCGACCAGGAGCCAAGGGGCTTCCTCGCGCAGCGGGCCATCGGTTCAGGATTCCAGAGCGTGCTCTTCGCCGACTGCCGGACCCCGGACGAATTCCGTTCGTGCGTGGACATCGTGCGCCCGGATACGCCGGAATCCCTGGGTACCTACGGCGTTGCGACGCGCAGGTTCTCCTACATGGGATACGGCGGCGGCCAGGACTATGTTGACGCCCTGGACGAGATCGTCGTGGCCGTCATGATCGAAAAGGGACCCGC contains:
- a CDS encoding PadR family transcriptional regulator, encoding MARPYSPTLLGYVLLGLLNQLPRSGYDVRLEMESTPMAHFSSSPGSIYPALQLLKKNGFIDSEVIHRSRLKPREVFHLTEKGKKALGAWLHKRLAVSDLRDNLSELMLRFRFMEDIASDQETLRFLQDFRRKARTYASILKSQTRTQAESSLHFALSLQREISMIQMHIEWADQAMTAFEASKPNGS
- a CDS encoding aldolase/citrate lyase family protein, whose protein sequence is MRPNKLRSILNEGRPSLATHIHTVWPSVVELVGHTGRYDYVEFVGEYGPYDLHDLDNLGRAAELHDLGLMIKVDQEPRGFLAQRAIGSGFQSVLFADCRTPDEFRSCVDIVRPDTPESLGTYGVATRRFSYMGYGGGQDYVDALDEIVVAVMIEKGPAVDHLDEILEIDGIDMIQWGPADYSVNVGKIGQREAVKSVERVVIDKSLAAGRNPRAEINTADEARYYLDLGVRHFCIGTDVHVLHGYWRREGDDMRKALDGS